TATCTTGCTCTAAAAACAATTCGAGCTCTAGTTAAATCGTAAGGCGTCAGTTCCACTGTAACCTTATCTCCCGGAGAAATACGGATGTAATGCATCCGCATCTTTCCGGAAATATGACCTAATACTATATGGTCATTCTCTAGTTTTACTTTAAAAGTAGCATTAGGTAAAGTTTCAAGGATTTCACCCTGCATTTGAATAGTATCTTCTTTTGCCATAATTCTATTTCCGAGAAAATGACTTCACGTCTGAACGGCTCATTAACTTATCATACTGCTGAGTAAGCCTGTATGAATTTATCTGCGTACTAAAATCCATCGTCACAACAACTAGAATCAGCAAAGAAGTACCTCCCAAATAAAAAGGCACATTTAGAAACGTAGTTAAGAGCTCCGGAATTAAACAAATAATCGTAATATAGAGTGCCCCAAACAATGTTAAACGCAATACAACTTTTTCTAAATATCTAGAAGTTTGTTCACCAGGCCTAATCCCAGGAACAAAAGCACCACTCTTCTTCAAATTCTCCGCCATCTCCTTAGGGCTGAAGACCAAAGCCGTATAAAAATAGCAGAAGAAAATTACTGTCACCGCAAATAAAACAATGTACAGAATTTGGCCGTGCTGCAATAATCCTGCTATTGTATGCAAAATATTATTTGGATCAGCTGAACCAAGCCAACCCAAAAGAGTAGATGGAAACAGAATAATACTAGAAGCAAAAATAGGAGGAATAACACCAGCCATATTTAACTTAAAAGGCATGTGCGTATTCTGACCGCCCAACCCGCTATTAAACTGGCGTTTCGCATAATGAATAGGAATCTTACGCTGTGAACTTTCAAAATATACAACCAAATAAATTAATAACAAGGCACCAAAAACAATAAATAATGCCATCAACATGCTCATAGCACCTTGATTTGTCAAGGTAATGATCCTCGTAATACCCGATGGAATGCCTGAAGCTATGCCAGCTGTAATAATCAGAGAAATTCCGTTCCCAATACCCCTTTCAGTAATCTGCTCGCCAAGCCACATAAGGAACATAGTTCCTGTTACCAAAGAAACTACGGTGGAAACATGAAACTCAAATGAGCTTGTTACAACAACTCCCTGCTGAAATACAAAGGACGCAACACCTAGACTCTGTAGTATTGCTAATAATACAGTGCCATATCTAGTATATTTCGTAATTAACTTTCTACCAGCTTCACCTTCTTTTTTTAGTGCCTTTAATGAGGGTAAAATTTCTGAAGCCAGCTGAACAATAATAGATGCAGAAATATACGGCATAATGCCTATTGCAAATATACTAAAGCGCTCTAACGATCCACCGGAAAACATATTTAACATTCCTAGGATACCGTTCCCAGCGCTTTCGTATAACTTGGCTAAAGCAACAGCATCAACTCCAGGAACGGGTATATGAGCACCAATTCGAAAAACAATTAACGCCCCAAATAGAAATAAAAGACGTTTCTTAAGATCTCCAAAATTGGACAAAGCTGATGACAATTGCTGTTTAGCCACAATAATTAAACCTTATATCTCAATCTTGCCACCAATAGCTTCAATTGCAGCCTTAGCACCTTTGGTAGCTTTTACACCTTTCAAGATAACCGCTTTTGAAATTTCACCAGAAGCAATAACTTTTACATTAGAAGCAGTTGCAGGAATCAGACCAGCTTGTTTAAGAACCAAGACATCAATCTCGTTCACAGCAATCAGATTTAATTCACTCAAACGAACTTCAGCATTAGCGGTAGCAGTCAAAGATTTGAAACCACGTTTCGGCAGACGACGTTGCAAAGGCATTTGACCGCCTTCAAAACCTACCTTGTGGAAACCACCAGCACGGCTTTTTTGACCTTTATGACCACGACCACCTGTCTTACCCAAGCCGCTACCAATACCACGGCCTACACGACGACTAGCGTGAGTAGCACCCTCAGCAGGTTGAATAGTATTCAAAAACATATT
Above is a window of Neisseria sp. Marseille-Q6792 DNA encoding:
- the rplO gene encoding 50S ribosomal protein L15 produces the protein MFLNTIQPAEGATHASRRVGRGIGSGLGKTGGRGHKGQKSRAGGFHKVGFEGGQMPLQRRLPKRGFKSLTATANAEVRLSELNLIAVNEIDVLVLKQAGLIPATASNVKVIASGEISKAVILKGVKATKGAKAAIEAIGGKIEI
- the secY gene encoding preprotein translocase subunit SecY, coding for MAKQQLSSALSNFGDLKKRLLFLFGALIVFRIGAHIPVPGVDAVALAKLYESAGNGILGMLNMFSGGSLERFSIFAIGIMPYISASIIVQLASEILPSLKALKKEGEAGRKLITKYTRYGTVLLAILQSLGVASFVFQQGVVVTSSFEFHVSTVVSLVTGTMFLMWLGEQITERGIGNGISLIITAGIASGIPSGITRIITLTNQGAMSMLMALFIVFGALLLIYLVVYFESSQRKIPIHYAKRQFNSGLGGQNTHMPFKLNMAGVIPPIFASSIILFPSTLLGWLGSADPNNILHTIAGLLQHGQILYIVLFAVTVIFFCYFYTALVFSPKEMAENLKKSGAFVPGIRPGEQTSRYLEKVVLRLTLFGALYITIICLIPELLTTFLNVPFYLGGTSLLILVVVTMDFSTQINSYRLTQQYDKLMSRSDVKSFSRK
- the infA gene encoding translation initiation factor IF-1, whose product is MAKEDTIQMQGEILETLPNATFKVKLENDHIVLGHISGKMRMHYIRISPGDKVTVELTPYDLTRARIVFRAR